In a single window of the Lacerta agilis isolate rLacAgi1 chromosome 15, rLacAgi1.pri, whole genome shotgun sequence genome:
- the TMEM97 gene encoding sigma intracellular receptor 2: MAAGTATRLLEWIFALYFLTHIPITLLVDLQALPGAGFYPRSLKELTSWYTVAFKDPMMKDPPAWFRSFVFCEAFLQLPFFPIAAYAFWKGNCKWIRIPAIIYATHVMTTLLPIFSHILFNDFSRSKHPAPQTLHERLTLCAIYSPYFLIPCLILLTMLLSPLYNQVDKRKRK, encoded by the exons ATGGCGGCTGGGACAGCGACGCGCCTCCTGGAATGGATCTTCGCCTTGTATTTCCTCACTCACATCCCCATCACGCTGCTGGTGGATTTGCAAGCGCTCCCGGGGGCAGGATTTTACCCCCGCAGC CTGAAAGAATTGACATCTTGGTACACGGTTGCATTTAAGGACCCCATGATGAAGGACCCCCCTGCCTGGTTCAGGTCGTTCGTATTCTGTGAAGCCTTCCTACAGTTGCCTTTCTTCCCTATCGCAGCCTATGCCTTCTGGAAAG gcaaCTGCAAATGGATCCGAATCCCGGCCATCATTTACGCGACCCACGTCATGACCACGCTGCTCCCCATCTTCAGCCACATCCTGTTCAACGATTTCTCGCGGTCCAAGCACCCTGCGCCCCAGACGCTGCACGAACGCTTGACTCTCTGCGCCATTTACAGCCCCTACTTCCTGATTCCTTGCCTCATTCTTCTCACGATGCTCCTCAGCCCCCTGTATAACCAGGTggataaaaggaaaaggaaataa